In one window of Zhihengliuella sp. ISTPL4 DNA:
- the msrB gene encoding peptide-methionine (R)-S-oxide reductase MsrB, which yields MSNDYGRTPEAVSGLTNLQYEVTQQDATEPPFRNAYWNNHDDGIYVDVVSGQPLFSSRDKYDSGTGWPSFTRPIDADAVTTKTDRTLWMTRTEARSSGADSHLGHVFDDGPRAEGGLRYCMNSAALRFIPAEDLEKEGYGRYSPLFTTHASEEQS from the coding sequence ATGTCGAACGACTACGGCAGGACCCCCGAGGCCGTCAGCGGTCTCACGAACCTGCAGTACGAGGTCACGCAGCAGGACGCCACCGAGCCGCCCTTCCGCAACGCCTACTGGAACAACCACGACGACGGCATCTACGTCGACGTCGTCTCCGGGCAGCCGCTGTTCTCTTCCCGGGACAAGTACGACAGCGGCACCGGCTGGCCGAGCTTCACGCGCCCGATCGACGCGGACGCCGTGACCACGAAGACCGACCGCACGCTGTGGATGACCCGCACCGAGGCGCGGTCTTCCGGTGCCGACAGCCACCTGGGACACGTCTTCGACGACGGACCCCGCGCCGAGGGCGGCCTCCGCTACTGCATGAACTCGGCGGCCCTCCGCTTCATCCCGGCGGAGGATCTCGAGAAGGAGGGGTACGGTCGCTACAGCCCCCTCTTCACCACCCACGCCTCTGAGGAGCAGTCATGA
- a CDS encoding J domain-containing protein — MFDSPLSASPYEILGVDPAVDDAELRRAYRLRLRQTHPDTGGDAAVFIQVQRAWELIGTVEDRAAYDRRAGLTDDGGEWSGWRPQTVRTDTRPRARSYGHPGGWRRERYLSLIREWAGHGVDVPDPYAPALVRAAPRELRRLLADALAEEATARTVSDLGMGFTVWHDVAAGQTPEDKLDHVVLSPSGLYGVMSEDFGAVVGFRRGEITGPSLGTRAPVTAALARMRVVAKAAKVKFGGAIVVLPDDDLAQAVTPLGSSRGVPVVVVRRSALAMVLRQGVPGARAIGGNELFDIRTRLQQTVRFV; from the coding sequence ATGTTCGACAGTCCGCTCTCGGCCTCGCCGTATGAGATCCTCGGCGTGGATCCGGCCGTCGACGACGCCGAGCTCCGCCGGGCGTACCGGCTGCGGCTCCGGCAGACCCATCCGGACACCGGCGGCGATGCGGCGGTCTTCATCCAGGTCCAGCGCGCCTGGGAGCTCATCGGCACTGTGGAGGACCGCGCCGCCTACGACCGTCGCGCTGGTCTCACCGACGACGGCGGCGAGTGGAGCGGCTGGCGCCCGCAGACCGTGCGCACCGATACCCGGCCGCGCGCCCGATCCTACGGACACCCCGGCGGTTGGCGCCGGGAGCGCTACCTCTCCCTCATCCGCGAGTGGGCGGGTCACGGGGTCGATGTCCCTGATCCGTACGCCCCAGCTCTGGTCCGCGCGGCCCCGCGCGAACTCCGGCGGCTGCTCGCCGATGCGCTGGCGGAGGAGGCCACCGCCCGCACGGTCTCCGACCTCGGCATGGGCTTCACGGTGTGGCACGACGTCGCCGCAGGGCAGACCCCGGAGGACAAGCTCGACCACGTCGTGCTCAGCCCTTCCGGCCTCTACGGCGTCATGTCCGAGGACTTCGGCGCGGTCGTGGGCTTCCGCCGCGGGGAGATCACCGGCCCGAGCCTCGGCACCCGGGCCCCGGTCACGGCCGCGCTCGCCCGGATGCGCGTGGTGGCGAAGGCCGCGAAGGTGAAGTTCGGCGGTGCGATCGTGGTGCTCCCCGACGACGACCTCGCCCAGGCGGTCACCCCGCTCGGCAGCAGTCGCGGTGTCCCGGTCGTGGTGGTACGTCGCAGCGCGCTCGCGATGGTGCTGCGGCAGGGCGTCCCCGGAGCGCGAGCGATCGGCGGGAACGAGCTGTTCGACATCCGCACCCGGCTCCAGCAGACGGTCCGCTTCGTCTGA
- a CDS encoding MATE family efflux transporter, producing MATTLTTGRPWRVILAFSIPLLLGNVVQQLYQFADAIVVGRHLGVQSLAAVGATGSLLFLLLGFAWGLTSGFAIPIAQAFGARDDAAVRRSVATGVLLSGITSVVLTVVAPLIAGPILTLLQTPPELMAEATVFTQISFLGAGATMFFNYLSAIIRAIGDSKTPLVFLTVSCALNVGLVVLMVGPLEWGVAGAALATVVAQAVSVILCLEFVRRRLPMLHLRRSDWRISRTDIADHLRLGLPMGFQASIIAIGTLTVQVALNTLGADAVAAYTTASRVDSLAVALLSSLGLAVSMYAAQNHGGRRPDRIRRGVVEATWMAVAAAIVLGGLLIAFGAPMVRLFVGDGSDDVVAMAHRMLIINGCGYWALGMLFVLRGALQGLGHTLVPTVTGVIELVMRVVAAVVLGAMIGFDGVALSNPLAWVGAIVLLVPAYVKAHRALATQPVAPAEATETSAIAIVGPTDGSMVVDAVVTRPVRVVRPRRLRWPVRR from the coding sequence ATGGCCACCACCCTCACCACGGGCCGTCCGTGGCGCGTCATCCTCGCCTTCTCGATCCCGCTTCTGCTCGGCAACGTCGTTCAGCAGCTCTACCAGTTCGCCGACGCGATCGTCGTCGGACGCCACCTCGGCGTCCAGTCGCTCGCTGCCGTCGGCGCGACGGGAAGCCTGCTCTTCCTCCTCCTCGGCTTCGCCTGGGGTCTGACGAGCGGCTTCGCGATCCCCATCGCCCAGGCCTTCGGCGCGCGCGACGACGCGGCCGTGCGCCGCTCGGTCGCGACGGGTGTGCTCCTCAGCGGCATCACGAGCGTGGTCCTGACCGTGGTCGCTCCCCTCATCGCCGGGCCGATCCTGACGCTGCTGCAGACGCCGCCCGAGCTCATGGCCGAGGCGACGGTGTTCACGCAGATCAGCTTCCTCGGCGCGGGCGCGACGATGTTCTTCAACTACCTCTCCGCCATCATCCGCGCCATCGGTGACTCGAAGACCCCGCTGGTGTTCCTCACGGTCTCCTGCGCGCTCAACGTCGGCCTCGTCGTGCTCATGGTCGGTCCGCTGGAGTGGGGCGTCGCGGGCGCCGCGCTCGCCACCGTCGTCGCGCAGGCCGTCTCGGTGATCCTGTGCCTGGAGTTCGTGCGGCGGCGGCTGCCCATGCTGCACCTGCGCCGTTCGGATTGGCGCATCTCCCGCACCGACATCGCCGATCACCTGCGCCTCGGCCTCCCCATGGGCTTCCAAGCCTCGATCATCGCGATCGGGACCCTCACGGTGCAGGTCGCCCTCAACACGCTCGGCGCCGACGCCGTCGCCGCGTACACGACGGCGTCGCGGGTCGACAGCCTGGCGGTCGCCCTGCTCTCCTCGCTCGGGCTCGCGGTGTCGATGTACGCGGCCCAGAACCACGGCGGCCGCCGTCCCGACCGCATCCGGCGGGGCGTGGTCGAGGCCACCTGGATGGCGGTCGCGGCGGCGATCGTCCTCGGCGGGCTGCTCATCGCGTTCGGCGCGCCGATGGTCCGGCTGTTCGTCGGCGACGGCTCGGACGACGTCGTCGCCATGGCGCACCGCATGCTCATCATCAACGGCTGCGGCTACTGGGCGCTCGGCATGCTCTTCGTGCTCCGCGGCGCGCTGCAGGGACTCGGCCACACGCTCGTGCCGACCGTGACCGGTGTGATCGAGCTCGTGATGCGCGTCGTCGCTGCGGTCGTCCTCGGGGCGATGATCGGTTTCGACGGGGTGGCCCTCAGCAACCCGCTCGCCTGGGTGGGGGCGATCGTGCTCCTCGTGCCGGCCTATGTCAAAGCGCACCGCGCGCTCGCGACGCAGCCGGTGGCCCCAGCCGAGGCCACCGAGACCTCCGCCATCGCGATCGTCGGTCCCACCGACGGCTCGATGGTCGTCGATGCGGTCGTCACGCGTCCGGTCCGCGTCGTGCGCCCCCGCCGACTGCGATGGCCGGTCCGGCGCTGA
- a CDS encoding sensor histidine kinase — protein sequence MPTGDTAERDHPGGRAGARTRSWGRLVTSLRIGQALITVVLTVVGVVRSLADGVPVPWLLATALAFLGWYGGGLLLSSRTDDRALATGWLLGLTAIWLGAVALSPEFVWLAFSLWLLAGFLLRLRWAVPLSVLILAVVIVAPLLHTGTTTYANVIGPLVGGIFALGISRGYLELVRDGRERRRLIASLVATQQEMAALQDELARTQRESGAAAERTRVSRDIHDTVAQSLSSIVLLARSAAEHEDGRDRALGQIGALAAEGLADARRIVDDLMPAELDGSALSDALARMLERLTAETGIAGTLHADEDLPALGLDAEVALLRTVQSALANVRSHAGATRVVVTLADAGDTVRLDVVDDGRGFDPSRLESAGPGGGYGLRAMRARLRELGGGLDVESAPGDGTALSAHLPLGGRP from the coding sequence ATGCCGACCGGAGACACCGCCGAGCGCGACCACCCGGGAGGGCGGGCGGGAGCACGCACGCGCTCCTGGGGACGCCTGGTCACGTCCCTCCGGATCGGTCAGGCCCTCATCACGGTCGTGCTCACCGTCGTCGGCGTCGTCCGCTCACTCGCCGACGGGGTCCCGGTGCCGTGGCTGCTCGCGACCGCCCTCGCCTTCCTCGGCTGGTACGGCGGCGGGCTCCTGCTCTCCTCCCGCACGGACGACCGGGCGCTCGCCACCGGCTGGCTGCTGGGGCTCACGGCCATCTGGCTGGGGGCGGTGGCGCTGTCGCCGGAGTTCGTCTGGCTCGCGTTCTCGCTGTGGCTGCTCGCCGGCTTCCTGCTGCGACTGCGGTGGGCCGTTCCGCTGAGCGTCCTCATCCTCGCCGTCGTGATCGTCGCGCCGCTGCTGCACACCGGGACGACCACCTACGCGAACGTCATCGGACCGCTCGTGGGCGGGATCTTCGCCCTCGGGATCTCCCGCGGCTACCTGGAACTGGTCCGCGACGGGCGCGAGCGGCGGCGGCTCATCGCCTCCCTCGTCGCGACGCAGCAGGAGATGGCGGCCCTCCAGGACGAGCTCGCACGGACCCAGCGGGAGTCCGGCGCCGCCGCCGAGCGCACCAGGGTGTCGCGCGACATCCACGACACGGTCGCCCAGAGCCTGTCGTCCATCGTCCTGCTGGCGCGGTCGGCCGCCGAGCACGAGGACGGCCGGGATCGGGCGCTCGGGCAGATCGGGGCGCTCGCCGCGGAAGGGCTCGCCGACGCCCGACGCATCGTCGACGACCTCATGCCCGCCGAGCTGGACGGTTCCGCGTTGAGCGACGCCCTCGCCCGGATGCTCGAGCGCCTGACCGCCGAGACCGGGATCGCGGGCACCCTCCACGCCGACGAGGATCTGCCCGCACTCGGCCTCGACGCGGAGGTCGCCCTGCTGCGGACAGTGCAGTCCGCGCTCGCCAACGTGCGCAGCCATGCCGGCGCCACTCGTGTCGTGGTGACGCTCGCGGACGCCGGCGACACGGTGCGGCTGGACGTGGTCGACGACGGTCGCGGCTTCGATCCGTCGCGGCTGGAGTCGGCGGGGCCCGGCGGCGGCTACGGCCTGCGGGCGATGCGCGCCCGACTGCGTGAGCTCGGTGGCGGTCTCGACGTGGAGAGTGCGCCCGGAGACGGAACCGCGCTGTCCGCCCACCTGCCCCTCGGAGGCCGGCCGTGA
- the msrA gene encoding peptide-methionine (S)-S-oxide reductase MsrA encodes MTDTGTITRTPGTETAVLAGGCFWGMEDLIRRQPGVIDTRVGYTGGENAHATYRNHPGHAEAVEIVFDPSATTYRDILAFFFQIHDPSTLNRQGNDIGSSYRSAIFPLTPEQEQVARDTIADVDASGLWPGKAVTTIEPAGPFWEAEPEHQDYLIKYPNGYTCHFPRAGWVLPKREEATA; translated from the coding sequence ATGACCGACACCGGAACCATCACCCGCACCCCCGGGACCGAGACGGCCGTCCTCGCGGGCGGCTGCTTCTGGGGCATGGAAGACCTCATCCGCCGCCAGCCCGGGGTGATAGACACCCGCGTGGGCTACACCGGCGGGGAGAACGCCCACGCGACCTACCGCAACCACCCTGGTCACGCGGAGGCCGTGGAGATCGTGTTCGACCCGAGCGCGACCACCTATCGCGACATCCTGGCGTTCTTCTTCCAGATCCACGACCCGTCGACCCTGAACCGTCAGGGCAACGACATCGGGTCGAGCTACCGGTCGGCGATCTTCCCGCTCACCCCCGAGCAGGAGCAGGTCGCTCGCGACACGATCGCCGATGTCGACGCCTCCGGTCTGTGGCCGGGGAAGGCCGTCACGACGATCGAGCCCGCCGGTCCGTTCTGGGAGGCGGAGCCCGAGCACCAGGACTACCTGATCAAGTACCCGAACGGCTACACCTGCCACTTCCCCCGCGCCGGCTGGGTCCTCCCGAAGCGCGAGGAAGCCACCGCCTGA
- a CDS encoding alpha/beta fold hydrolase yields the protein MAVSLSDLTEMPAPQHVYAADGTRLATYTWGELDAPVVVTVHGFASGARDNWVLTGWVRELTRAGYRVLALDQRGHGQSDKPHESDAYAIRNLVTDVETVMDTYLVDDAFYLGYSLGARVGWEVARELPHRIGRAVLGGVPDGIPLARLDLDQVRAYISDGTPVEDRTTQNYIALTERVPGNDLRALVALAEGLRGSGTIDPDPADAPVVPLLFATGSKDAIIEGSRALAAAAPDARFVELPNRHHFNAPGSRDFKEAALAFFAES from the coding sequence GTGGCTGTTTCCCTTTCCGACCTCACCGAGATGCCCGCCCCGCAGCACGTCTACGCGGCGGACGGCACACGACTGGCGACATATACGTGGGGGGAGCTCGACGCCCCGGTCGTGGTGACCGTGCACGGCTTCGCCTCGGGCGCGCGCGACAACTGGGTGCTCACCGGCTGGGTGCGCGAGCTGACCAGGGCCGGGTACCGCGTGCTCGCACTCGACCAGCGGGGGCACGGGCAGAGCGACAAGCCGCACGAGTCCGACGCCTACGCCATCCGCAACCTCGTGACCGACGTCGAGACCGTCATGGACACGTACCTCGTCGACGACGCGTTCTACCTCGGCTACTCGCTCGGCGCCCGGGTGGGGTGGGAGGTGGCTCGCGAGCTCCCGCATCGGATCGGCCGCGCCGTGCTCGGCGGTGTGCCAGACGGCATCCCGCTCGCGCGTCTCGACCTCGACCAGGTGCGCGCGTACATCTCGGACGGCACCCCGGTGGAGGACCGCACGACGCAGAACTACATCGCGCTGACCGAGCGGGTGCCGGGGAACGATCTCCGCGCGCTCGTCGCCCTGGCCGAGGGACTTCGCGGCTCCGGCACGATCGACCCCGACCCCGCGGACGCCCCGGTCGTCCCGCTTCTGTTCGCGACGGGATCCAAGGACGCGATCATCGAGGGCTCGCGCGCGCTGGCCGCCGCGGCTCCGGACGCCCGTTTCGTCGAGCTCCCGAACCGTCACCACTTCAACGCCCCCGGGTCGCGCGACTTCAAGGAGGCCGCGCTCGCGTTCTTCGCCGAGTCCTGA
- a CDS encoding Fur family transcriptional regulator, giving the protein METELDSALRDAGLRATAGRVAVLEALGSMAHTDAERVYRAVSDVLPTTSIQSVHNILADLTTAGLIRRIEPAGSAALYERRIGDNHHHIVCTACGAVGDVDCVVGEAPCLAPSSTGGFTVQTAEVTFWGLCPSCQNAA; this is encoded by the coding sequence ATGGAGACGGAACTCGACTCGGCGTTGCGCGACGCCGGGCTGCGTGCGACCGCGGGCCGCGTCGCCGTTCTCGAGGCTCTCGGCTCCATGGCCCATACGGATGCGGAGCGGGTCTACCGCGCCGTCTCCGACGTGCTTCCGACGACGTCGATCCAGTCGGTGCACAACATCCTCGCGGACCTGACGACGGCGGGACTCATCCGCCGGATCGAACCGGCAGGCTCCGCGGCGCTGTACGAACGGCGCATCGGCGACAACCACCACCACATCGTCTGTACCGCCTGCGGCGCGGTCGGCGACGTGGACTGCGTTGTCGGCGAGGCACCGTGTCTCGCTCCGTCCTCGACGGGGGGCTTCACCGTGCAGACAGCTGAAGTCACCTTCTGGGGCCTCTGCCCCAGCTGCCAGAACGCCGCGTAG
- a CDS encoding amino acid permease translates to MTKQDTGAIRQGQTGAGGEEHLRRALSNRHIQLLAIGGAIGTGLFMGSGKTISVAGPSVIFVYMIIGFMLFFVMRAMGELLLSNLKYKSFSDFASDLLGPWAGFFTGWTYWFCWVVTGVADVIAIAGYTDALIPGIPLWIPGLNLPTVAAFGEMEFWFALIKIVAIVALIVTGLVMILTGFSHDAGTASFANLWEHGGMFPHGFLGFVAGFQIAVFAFVGIELVGTAAAETKDPKRNLPKAINAIPIRVLLFYVGALIILMSVTPWTEYVAGESPFIAMFALAGLGIAATVVNLVVLTSAMSSANSGIYSTSRMVFGLAQDGDAPKLFGRLSKRRVPQNALFLSCILLLSGVVLLYAGKDIGTAFEMVTTVSAVCFMFVWTIFLCSYLVYRRRRPEKAATSAFKMPGGVFMVFVVLAFFLFILWALTTQPDTLIALLVTPIWFAILIVAWLFVRKSPHHLERHAAHIAYLRDDTIPAD, encoded by the coding sequence GTGACGAAGCAAGACACGGGGGCCATCCGCCAGGGGCAGACCGGAGCCGGAGGCGAGGAGCACCTGCGGCGCGCGCTCAGCAACCGGCACATCCAGCTGCTCGCGATCGGCGGAGCGATCGGCACGGGCCTGTTCATGGGCAGCGGCAAGACGATCTCGGTCGCCGGCCCCTCCGTGATCTTCGTCTACATGATCATCGGGTTCATGCTCTTCTTCGTCATGCGGGCGATGGGCGAGCTGCTGCTGTCGAACCTCAAGTACAAGTCGTTCAGCGACTTCGCGAGCGACCTGCTCGGCCCGTGGGCGGGCTTCTTCACCGGCTGGACGTACTGGTTCTGCTGGGTGGTCACGGGCGTGGCCGACGTGATCGCGATCGCCGGATACACCGACGCGCTCATCCCCGGCATCCCGCTGTGGATCCCCGGTCTCAACCTGCCGACCGTCGCCGCCTTCGGCGAGATGGAGTTCTGGTTCGCGCTCATCAAGATCGTGGCGATCGTCGCGCTCATCGTGACCGGCCTGGTGATGATCCTCACCGGCTTCTCGCACGACGCCGGCACCGCGAGCTTCGCGAACCTCTGGGAGCACGGCGGCATGTTCCCGCACGGCTTCCTCGGATTCGTCGCCGGCTTCCAGATCGCGGTGTTCGCGTTCGTCGGCATCGAGCTCGTCGGCACCGCCGCGGCGGAGACGAAGGACCCGAAGCGCAACCTCCCGAAGGCCATCAACGCCATCCCGATCCGCGTCCTGCTGTTCTACGTGGGCGCGCTCATCATCCTCATGTCCGTCACCCCGTGGACCGAGTACGTCGCCGGCGAGAGCCCCTTCATCGCGATGTTCGCCCTCGCCGGGCTCGGCATCGCCGCCACCGTCGTCAACCTCGTGGTGCTGACCTCCGCGATGTCCAGCGCGAACTCCGGCATCTACTCCACGTCGCGCATGGTCTTCGGACTGGCGCAGGACGGCGACGCCCCGAAGCTCTTCGGCCGGCTCTCGAAGCGCCGCGTGCCGCAGAACGCCCTGTTCCTGTCCTGCATCCTGCTGCTGTCGGGCGTCGTGCTGCTGTACGCGGGCAAGGACATCGGCACGGCGTTCGAGATGGTCACCACCGTGTCGGCGGTGTGCTTCATGTTCGTGTGGACGATCTTCCTCTGCAGCTACCTCGTGTACCGGCGCCGGCGCCCGGAGAAGGCGGCGACCTCGGCGTTCAAGATGCCGGGCGGCGTGTTCATGGTGTTCGTCGTGCTCGCGTTCTTCCTGTTCATCCTCTGGGCGCTGACCACCCAGCCGGACACCCTGATCGCGCTGCTCGTGACCCCGATCTGGTTCGCGATCCTCATCGTCGCCTGGCTGTTCGTGCGGAAGTCGCCGCACCACCTGGAGCGCCACGCCGCGCACATCGCGTACCTGCGCGACGACACGATCCCGGCCGACTGA
- a CDS encoding catalase — protein MTNPTDSGRPATTTQAGAPIASDTHSLTVGPDGPTVLHDHHLVEKLASFNRERVPERNPHAKGGGAFGEFVVTEDVSKYTRAAVFQPGATSETLLRFSSVAGEQGSPDTWRDVRGFSLRFYTTEGNLDIVGNNTPTFFLRDAMKFPDFIHSQKRLGDSGLRDADMQWDFWTLSPESAHQVTYLMGERGLPRSWRHMNGYGSHTYSWVNAEGELFWVKYHFISHQGVEAMSPEEAEQLAGSDADHYRRDLFQSIAQGDFPKWDLYVQIMPYAEAREYRFNPFDLTKTISKKDYPRIKVGTLTLNRNPENFFAQIEQAGFAPSNQVPGTGLSPDKMLMGRVFAYADAQRYRIGANYNQLPVNQPHAAEVRNYQHEGSMRYQYNDAAHRTYQPNSFGAAGGPEADPAKGVEVNWAADGELTRSAATLHAEDDDFGQAGTLYREVFDGPQRARFLEVLTGQGRGITVDAIRERFFQYWTNVDAELGAALRDRV, from the coding sequence ATGACGAATCCCACCGACTCGGGCCGTCCGGCCACGACCACGCAGGCCGGGGCACCGATCGCGAGCGACACGCACTCCCTGACCGTGGGCCCCGACGGCCCTACGGTGCTGCACGACCACCACCTGGTCGAGAAGCTCGCCTCCTTCAACCGTGAGCGTGTGCCGGAGCGCAACCCGCACGCCAAGGGCGGCGGCGCGTTCGGCGAGTTCGTCGTCACCGAGGACGTCTCGAAGTACACCCGCGCGGCCGTGTTCCAGCCGGGTGCCACCTCGGAGACGCTCCTGCGGTTCTCGTCCGTCGCCGGCGAGCAGGGCTCCCCCGATACCTGGCGCGATGTGCGGGGCTTCTCGCTGCGCTTCTACACGACCGAGGGCAACCTCGATATCGTCGGCAACAACACCCCGACGTTCTTCCTCCGCGACGCCATGAAGTTCCCCGATTTCATCCACTCGCAGAAGCGCCTCGGTGACTCCGGCCTGCGCGACGCCGACATGCAGTGGGACTTCTGGACCCTCTCGCCGGAGAGCGCCCACCAGGTCACCTACCTCATGGGCGAGCGCGGCCTGCCCCGCAGCTGGCGTCACATGAACGGCTACGGCTCGCACACGTACTCCTGGGTCAATGCCGAGGGCGAGCTGTTCTGGGTGAAGTACCACTTCATCTCCCACCAGGGTGTCGAGGCGATGAGCCCGGAGGAGGCCGAGCAGCTGGCCGGAAGCGACGCGGATCACTACCGTCGCGACCTCTTCCAGTCGATCGCGCAGGGCGACTTCCCGAAGTGGGACCTCTACGTGCAGATCATGCCGTATGCAGAGGCCCGTGAGTACCGCTTCAACCCCTTCGACCTCACCAAGACGATCTCGAAGAAGGACTACCCGCGCATCAAGGTCGGCACGCTGACCCTGAACCGCAATCCGGAGAACTTCTTCGCACAGATCGAGCAGGCCGGGTTCGCCCCGAGCAACCAGGTGCCCGGCACGGGTCTCTCGCCCGACAAGATGCTCATGGGACGCGTCTTCGCGTACGCGGATGCCCAGCGGTACCGCATCGGAGCGAACTACAACCAGCTGCCGGTGAACCAGCCGCACGCCGCTGAGGTGCGGAACTATCAGCACGAGGGCTCGATGCGGTACCAGTACAACGACGCCGCGCACCGCACGTACCAGCCCAACTCGTTCGGCGCCGCCGGCGGCCCCGAGGCCGACCCGGCGAAGGGCGTCGAGGTGAACTGGGCCGCGGACGGCGAGCTGACGCGCTCCGCCGCGACGCTGCACGCCGAGGACGACGACTTCGGCCAGGCCGGCACGCTGTACCGCGAGGTCTTCGACGGTCCGCAGCGCGCCCGATTCCTGGAGGTGCTGACCGGTCAGGGCCGCGGGATCACGGTCGACGCCATCCGCGAGCGCTTCTTCCAGTATTGGACGAACGTCGACGCCGAGCTCGGCGCCGCTCTCCGCGACCGCGTCTGA
- a CDS encoding DUF2871 domain-containing protein: MRRLFTAAFASMLVGVASGLFYREFTKINGFPEGAPTQLGLVHTHLLVLGFVVFLVVMLLEKAFALSESRLFGWFFWTYTAGLVLTSAMLVWHGCLTVLGQESTKMIAGIAGVGHMLLAAGMVLLFLALRPRVFASKVTATQPTTLESVA; the protein is encoded by the coding sequence ATGCGCAGGCTCTTCACCGCCGCGTTCGCCTCCATGCTGGTGGGCGTCGCCTCCGGACTCTTCTACCGCGAGTTCACCAAGATCAACGGCTTCCCGGAGGGGGCGCCGACGCAGCTCGGACTCGTGCACACGCATCTGCTCGTGCTGGGCTTCGTCGTCTTCCTCGTGGTGATGCTCCTGGAGAAGGCGTTCGCGCTCTCCGAGAGCCGGCTGTTCGGCTGGTTCTTCTGGACCTACACCGCCGGGCTCGTGCTGACCTCGGCGATGCTCGTCTGGCACGGCTGCCTCACGGTGCTCGGCCAGGAGTCGACGAAGATGATCGCCGGCATCGCGGGCGTGGGGCACATGCTGCTCGCCGCCGGCATGGTGCTGCTGTTCCTCGCGCTCCGTCCCCGCGTCTTCGCCTCGAAGGTCACGGCCACACAGCCCACGACCCTCGAGTCGGTGGCCTGA
- a CDS encoding response regulator codes for MTPVRILLVDDHPIVRAGVRSLFDRRDDAEVVGEAASGEEAVVLARHLRPDVVLCDLRLGAGMDGVQTTAALRALDPAPAVLILTTFDRDAQILGAIEAGAAGYLLKDIDPEDIVRAVRQAASGGQALTPELTARVGRALRAPRVQLTGRELDVLRLLDTGASNREIAKALFVTEATVKTHLVHVFEKLGADSRAKAVAIARESGLL; via the coding sequence GTGACCCCCGTGCGGATCCTGCTCGTCGACGACCACCCCATCGTGCGCGCCGGCGTGCGCTCGCTGTTCGACCGCCGCGACGACGCCGAGGTCGTGGGCGAGGCCGCGTCGGGGGAGGAGGCGGTCGTCCTCGCCCGGCACCTGCGTCCCGACGTCGTCCTCTGCGATCTGCGGCTGGGGGCCGGCATGGACGGCGTGCAGACGACGGCGGCGCTCCGCGCGCTCGACCCGGCTCCGGCGGTGCTCATCCTCACGACGTTCGACCGCGACGCCCAGATCCTCGGCGCGATCGAGGCGGGGGCGGCGGGGTATCTGCTCAAGGACATCGATCCGGAGGACATCGTCCGGGCCGTGCGACAGGCCGCGTCGGGCGGACAGGCGCTGACCCCGGAGCTCACGGCGCGCGTCGGTCGCGCCCTCCGCGCCCCGCGGGTGCAGCTCACGGGGCGCGAGCTCGACGTGCTCCGGCTGCTCGACACCGGAGCCTCGAATCGGGAGATCGCGAAGGCGCTGTTCGTCACCGAGGCGACGGTGAAAACCCACCTCGTGCACGTCTTCGAGAAGCTCGGGGCCGACAGCCGCGCGAAGGCGGTCGCGATCGCCAGGGAGTCCGGTCTGCTCTGA
- a CDS encoding IMPACT family protein has protein sequence MSTPHAFPATIAAAVDHELVIRKSRFLTHVAPVSSVAEAEAVIATIRKRAWDANHNCTAMVTGLHGDQARSSDDGEPSGTAGVPMLEVLRRRGLTDVVAVVTRYFGGVKLGAGGLIRAYSTAVSETLDRAVLVRRAALTQATVEVPQAEAGRYDNLLRDWAASHGATLGTPMYGASAQLELWVPAAALPRLTADLAAASGGAVAPVAGTERIVDVAD, from the coding sequence ATGTCGACACCGCACGCGTTCCCGGCGACGATCGCGGCGGCTGTCGACCACGAGCTCGTCATCCGGAAGTCGCGCTTCCTCACGCACGTCGCACCGGTGTCTTCCGTAGCCGAAGCCGAGGCCGTCATCGCGACGATCCGGAAGCGCGCCTGGGACGCGAACCACAACTGCACCGCGATGGTGACCGGTCTGCACGGGGATCAGGCGCGGTCCTCGGACGACGGCGAGCCCTCCGGCACGGCCGGTGTCCCGATGCTCGAGGTCCTCCGGCGCCGCGGCCTCACGGACGTCGTCGCGGTGGTCACCCGCTACTTCGGCGGGGTGAAGCTCGGGGCGGGCGGACTCATCCGCGCCTACTCCACCGCGGTGTCCGAGACGCTCGACCGGGCCGTCCTCGTCCGTCGCGCGGCGCTCACCCAGGCGACCGTCGAGGTCCCGCAAGCCGAGGCCGGCCGCTACGACAACCTGCTCCGCGACTGGGCGGCGTCGCACGGGGCCACGCTCGGCACGCCGATGTACGGGGCCTCCGCGCAGCTGGAGCTGTGGGTGCCCGCCGCCGCGCTCCCGCGTCTGACCGCCGACCTCGCCGCCGCGTCCGGCGGTGCGGTCGCGCCCGTGGCCGGGACCGAGCGGATCGTCGACGTGGCGGACTGA